A stretch of Paenibacillus mucilaginosus 3016 DNA encodes these proteins:
- a CDS encoding DMT family transporter, which translates to MTTETRPRVPFSLLLLVGIVAISFSSIFVRWSNAPVAVIAMYRLLLTTLLMLPFLFKYRSELTRLSLREWGGLFCSGLALGLHFLLWMGSLRFTTVASSTAILALEPVFVLLGAVLFLGQKTTPLAVLSMLTAIAGAVLIGWGDWGTTTEALLGDLLSLLGTAAVAVHMILGKKLVSRVPSFLYSFFVFLFAALVLAVYNLVLGHPFGGYPAAEWGNFLLLAIVPTLFGHYLFNWLLKYMRPESVSMSVLGEPLGSTLLAYLLLGESLTWLQAAAGAVLLSGVWMFLRANEKPKGQTVKLPEARSA; encoded by the coding sequence ATGACTACTGAGACGCGTCCGCGCGTTCCCTTTTCGCTGCTGCTGCTTGTCGGCATCGTAGCGATTTCTTTTTCGTCCATTTTTGTCCGTTGGTCAAATGCGCCGGTCGCCGTCATCGCGATGTACCGGCTGCTGCTGACCACCCTGCTCATGCTGCCGTTCCTGTTCAAGTACCGCAGCGAGCTGACGCGGCTGTCCCTGCGGGAGTGGGGCGGCCTGTTCTGTTCCGGGCTCGCCCTCGGCCTTCACTTCCTGCTGTGGATGGGCTCCCTGCGATTCACGACCGTGGCTTCGTCCACGGCGATCCTCGCCCTTGAGCCGGTATTCGTCCTGCTCGGCGCGGTGCTGTTCCTCGGGCAGAAGACCACCCCGCTGGCCGTGCTCAGCATGCTGACGGCCATTGCCGGTGCCGTCCTGATCGGCTGGGGCGACTGGGGGACGACGACCGAAGCCCTGCTCGGCGATCTGCTCTCCCTGCTGGGCACGGCGGCGGTAGCCGTACATATGATTCTGGGCAAAAAGCTCGTCTCCCGTGTCCCGTCGTTCCTGTACAGCTTCTTCGTCTTCCTGTTCGCCGCTCTGGTGCTTGCCGTGTACAACCTGGTGCTCGGGCACCCGTTCGGCGGCTATCCGGCGGCGGAGTGGGGCAACTTCCTGCTGCTGGCGATCGTCCCGACCCTCTTCGGCCACTATCTGTTCAACTGGCTGCTGAAGTACATGCGGCCCGAGTCCGTGTCGATGAGCGTCCTCGGCGAGCCCCTGGGCTCCACCCTGCTTGCTTACCTGCTGCTCGGCGAATCTTTGACCTGGCTGCAGGCCGCGGCCGGAGCCGTGCTGCTGAGCGGGGTCTGGATGTTCCTGCGGGCCAACGAGAAGCCGAAGGGACAGACGGTGAAGCTGCCGGAAGCCCGGAGCGCATAA
- a CDS encoding DMT family transporter: protein MAWKPLQSPLFLLVAATCLWGGNFVVGRAIVPFVPPLLLAELRWTLALLVTLPYWGGEFWRHRSRLLQHWRPLLLLSLTGIAGFNTLLYIAVQYTSPINAALMNSATPILIVLVTPLMLGGRLRWGALPAMGLSIAGVLWIVTRGSWEALLGLSFNRGDLWMMLAVACWAVYTVGMKKYAGMLPPRALFVTTVLMGSLILLPFTVGEWIVRRPDIAWSPGILAGILYIGILASVAALTAWNAAVAAIGPSRCSGFLNLIPLFSAVFAILFTGESLHAYHLIGALLIISGVYLVNRQAASAPRTPPIGESAS from the coding sequence ATGGCCTGGAAGCCGCTCCAATCGCCCCTGTTTCTGCTCGTGGCGGCGACCTGCCTGTGGGGAGGCAATTTTGTGGTGGGCAGGGCCATCGTTCCCTTCGTCCCGCCCCTGCTGCTCGCCGAGCTCCGCTGGACGCTGGCGCTGCTCGTAACCCTGCCCTACTGGGGCGGCGAGTTCTGGCGGCACCGCAGCCGGCTGCTGCAGCACTGGCGGCCGCTTCTCCTGCTCTCCCTGACCGGCATCGCGGGCTTCAACACCCTGCTCTACATTGCCGTGCAGTACACGAGCCCGATCAATGCGGCCCTGATGAACTCGGCCACGCCGATCCTCATCGTGCTCGTCACCCCGCTGATGCTCGGGGGCCGGCTGCGCTGGGGAGCCCTTCCCGCGATGGGCCTCTCCATCGCCGGCGTCCTGTGGATCGTGACCCGGGGCAGCTGGGAGGCGCTGCTCGGCCTCTCGTTCAACCGGGGCGACCTGTGGATGATGCTCGCCGTCGCCTGTTGGGCCGTGTATACCGTCGGCATGAAGAAGTACGCCGGCATGCTGCCCCCCCGCGCTCTCTTTGTGACGACCGTGCTCATGGGCTCCCTGATCCTTCTGCCGTTCACCGTGGGAGAGTGGATCGTGCGCCGGCCGGACATTGCCTGGAGTCCCGGCATTCTCGCCGGCATCCTGTATATCGGCATTCTCGCCTCCGTAGCGGCACTGACCGCCTGGAATGCGGCCGTCGCGGCCATCGGGCCCTCCCGCTGTTCCGGGTTCCTGAACCTGATCCCGCTGTTCAGCGCGGTATTCGCCATCTTGTTCACCGGCGAATCCCTGCACGCGTACCATCTGATCGGCGCCCTGCTGATCATCTCCGGCGTTTATCTTGTGAACCGCCAAGCGGCCTCCGCGCCGCGCACACCACCGATTGGAGAATCCGCCTCATGA
- a CDS encoding DegV family protein: protein MRLTIRIITDGGADLPQGMPEECKLHIVPLHVTFGEQAFQLQQGMRTFYSIMKTNSVLPKTASPSPQDFVEAFERYPADDLLVIAMSSGLSSTYQHAVMARNMVLEEGSPRRIEVIDTRTASIGQALIAYRSWKEIQAGRTFDEVAAAAQAFAEGAKTLFYLDTLENVVKGGRLSQGKGAIASVLNIKLFMQASAEGTVEVVDKVRGKKNALTRLIDKIDELGGSAAGKVIGIAHSTTEEEVRGVLDRILAKHPFREVFITEVGPVIGTYAGEGGIVVSYA, encoded by the coding sequence ATGAGGTTGACCATCAGGATCATTACGGACGGCGGAGCCGATCTTCCTCAAGGGATGCCGGAGGAATGCAAGCTGCATATCGTGCCTCTCCATGTCACCTTCGGAGAACAGGCCTTCCAGCTCCAGCAGGGCATGCGGACCTTTTATTCCATCATGAAAACGAATTCAGTTCTTCCCAAAACCGCGAGTCCCTCTCCCCAGGATTTTGTGGAAGCCTTCGAACGATATCCGGCAGACGATCTCCTGGTGATCGCGATGTCATCCGGTCTCAGCAGTACGTACCAGCATGCGGTCATGGCCAGGAATATGGTGCTCGAGGAAGGAAGCCCGCGGCGTATCGAGGTCATCGACACGCGTACGGCATCGATCGGGCAGGCGCTGATTGCTTACCGGTCGTGGAAGGAGATCCAGGCCGGGCGTACCTTCGATGAAGTGGCGGCCGCCGCGCAGGCGTTTGCCGAAGGGGCGAAGACGCTCTTCTACCTCGACACGCTGGAGAATGTGGTGAAGGGCGGACGGCTCAGCCAGGGCAAGGGAGCGATCGCTTCCGTGCTCAACATCAAGCTCTTCATGCAGGCGAGCGCAGAGGGTACCGTCGAGGTCGTGGACAAGGTGCGGGGCAAGAAGAACGCGCTCACGCGCCTGATCGACAAGATCGACGAGCTTGGCGGCTCGGCAGCCGGCAAGGTGATCGGGATCGCTCACAGCACCACGGAAGAGGAAGTGCGCGGCGTACTGGACCGCATCCTTGCGAAGCACCCGTTCCGGGAGGTCTTCATTACGGAGGTCGGGCCGGTGATCGGCACGTACGCCGGCGAGGGCGGGATCGTCGTCAGCTATGCATAG
- a CDS encoding GAF domain-containing protein produces the protein MFQSLTYSGTREEQYAALCSQLAALVADESSRIANLANASALLNQFLGRVNWVGFYLIENNELVLGPFQGLPACVRIPLGKGVCGTSASLRETVRVADVHEFPGHIACDAASQSEIVVPILKDGELLGVLDIDSPEKNRFDEEDQAGLEAFVRTLAAAL, from the coding sequence ATGTTTCAATCCCTGACCTACTCCGGTACGCGGGAGGAGCAGTACGCGGCCTTGTGCTCGCAGCTTGCCGCCCTGGTGGCGGACGAGAGCTCCCGCATCGCCAATCTGGCCAACGCCTCGGCCCTGCTGAACCAGTTCCTAGGCCGCGTGAACTGGGTGGGCTTTTACCTCATAGAGAACAACGAGCTCGTGCTCGGGCCGTTCCAGGGCCTGCCGGCCTGCGTACGGATCCCGCTCGGCAAGGGCGTCTGCGGCACCTCCGCCTCCCTCAGGGAAACCGTTCGCGTTGCTGACGTGCATGAGTTCCCAGGGCATATCGCCTGCGACGCGGCATCCCAGTCCGAGATCGTCGTGCCGATCCTGAAGGACGGCGAGCTGCTCGGCGTGCTGGACATCGACAGCCCGGAGAAGAACCGCTTCGACGAAGAGGACCAGGCCGGTCTGGAAGCGTTCGTCCGGACCCTGGCAGCGGCATTGTAA